From the Pseudanabaena sp. FACHB-2040 genome, the window TCGCTGGCGTTACAAAAGGCGTTTGTATTGTTAATCTCTATGTGCCGAATGGCTCCTCCGTGGGCAGTGACAAATATGCCTACAAATTGCGTTGGTTGGCGCTGCTGCAGAAATATTTGGCTGCCCTACTAACCCAGTATCAGCAGGTGAACGTCTGCGGCGACTTCAACATCGCTCTCGAAGATCGAGACATTTATGATCCTGCTGGTAAAGAGACTCACATCATGGCCTCTCCAGTTGAACGGGAGGCTTTACAGGCAGTGCTCTCGGTTGGGTTAAAAGACGCTTTTCGCAAGTTCACTCAGGAGGGAGGGCATTACAGTTGGTGGGACTACCGAGCTGCCTCCTTTCGTCGCAACCACGGCTGGCGGATTGATCACCACTATCTGTCTCCTACTCTCTATGAACAGGCTCAGCGCTGCACAATCGATGTTGAGCCGCGCCAACAAGAGCAGCCTAGCGACCACACTCCAGTTATTGTTGAATACCTAGTTTAGGTTTTCTTGAAGGGTATCCTCGCGTTCCCATGTCTCCGCGTCTTCCATTCCACCAACAGTGCTCTCTGCGTCAAGTTTGCTGGAATGAGGCAGTAGAATATAGGCGAGATGGCCAATTAGCTGTACGGCTGGCAGTCGAGAGATGGTCCAGGTAACGTCTCCTTATCGCAATCGAGGAGTCTAAGTAGGAGAGAATGTACTAGCCTAGCGAACAGCTTTTTTCTGGTCGCCTTT encodes:
- the xth gene encoding exodeoxyribonuclease III; its protein translation is MQVATWNVNSIRMRLNHVVDWLQARPVDVLCLQETKVVDELFPGAAFEAVGYHPYIYGQKTYNGVALLSRQPLDDVKLGFVGVLDPVEVGDLDEQKRVIAGVTKGVCIVNLYVPNGSSVGSDKYAYKLRWLALLQKYLAALLTQYQQVNVCGDFNIALEDRDIYDPAGKETHIMASPVEREALQAVLSVGLKDAFRKFTQEGGHYSWWDYRAASFRRNHGWRIDHHYLSPTLYEQAQRCTIDVEPRQQEQPSDHTPVIVEYLV